TGGGATGGCAGTTAATACTAATGTTCCTGATGAAATTAAAAACTGGCGTGAAGAAAGTTTAAAGAATGCTATCTTGCCATCAGAAGGGGTAGAAGCTTTTAGCCGTATCTTAGCAAACTCGCTACCTCAAGTTATAGTTTCCACCCAAGATTTACTAGCAGGAATTGAGCAACTTAACCAATCAGTTTTATCTTTATCCTTTGCTAAAAAGTCTGTCAACTCTTGCCAAGTATCTGCCAGCAGGCATTCACGTACTCTGCAAGAAAATACCTATGTAGCTCCTCGTAACGAAATTGAACAAACTGTTGCCAATATCTGGGAAGAACTCATCGGTATTGAAAAAGTAGGGATTTACGATAACTTTTTTGAATTAGGTGGACATTCTTTACTAGCAGTCCAAACTATTTCCCGCCTTAGAGAAGCGTTTCAAGTCGAATTACCATTGCGTACCCTCCTTTTTGATGCGCCAACAGTTAGCGAATTAGCTAATGTCATTGCCCTGAAACAACCACAATCAGAAGAACTTGATGAAATCGCAAAATTATTAGCAGAAGTAGAAAACTTATCGATTGAAGAATTCCAAAAACAACTAGCCCAAGAATCACCAGTTAGTTAAATCAACTTTAATTTTGTATGTCCTTCTTTGCGCCCCTGCCATAATATATGGAATTCAGCATACTCTACTTTTCAGGCGACGGCTCAACAACTGAATCAGATAAATATCAACTGTTATTAGAAACAGCTAAACTCGCTGATAAACATGGATTTTCAGCAGTATGGACTCCCGAACGCCATTTTCATCCTTTCGGGGGTTTGTATCCAAATCCCTCGGTGATTAGTGCCGCCTTAGCAATGGTGACAGAGAAAATTCAACTCAGATCGGGTAGTATTGTAATGCCATTACAACATCCTGTCAGAGTAGCTGAAGAATGGGCAGTCGTTGATAACTTATCTGGTGGTAGAGTTGGACTTTCTTTTGCACCAGGTTGGCACGCCGATGATTTTTTATTACGACCAGAAAATTACACTGAACGTAAAGAAGTTATGTGGCGTGACATTGAGATTATGCAGAAACTTTGGCAGGGGGAAGAAATTGAATTTGTTAATGGTTCAGGCAATAAAGTTCAGATAAAAACATTTCCCTGCCCTATACAATCGCAAGTACCAATTTGGATTACTTGTCAAGCTGACGCTACATTTATTGGCGCGGCTAAGATAGGGGCTAATGTTTTAACTTCTTTGTTGTATGCCACCATTGATGATTTAGCTCAACAAATCTCTCTTTATCGTCGGACTTTGGCTCAACATGGTCACGATCCAAAAAGTTACAAAGTGTCTCTGATGATGCACACCTATATAGGAGATAATGAACAATTAGTTAAGCAACAAGTAAAGCAACCTTTTTGCAATTATCTCAAAACCCATTTTGGCTTAGTTGAGAACTTAGCTAAACGCATCAATTTTCAATTCAATCCCGAGAATTTTACAGAAGAAGACCGAAAACAGCTTTTAGAATTTGCTTTTGAGAGATATTTCCAACAAGGTAGAGTTTTAATTGGTACGCCAGAAAGTTGCCGTCAAACAATCGCACGTCTTCAAGAGATAGGAGTGGATGAAATAGCTTGTCTCGTTGATTTTGGTCTAGATTTTCAGACAGTGATGGCAAGCTTGAATAAATTAACAGATTTTAAGCAAAACTATCAGCTAAGAAAAGACACAAGTAAATATTCGAGTCTCAGCTTATTTGGGTGATTAATTGTGAAAGATATAAATGCAAGAATTGCCGCATTATCTCCAGAACAACGAGCATTGTTTGAAATGCGGCTTAAACAGAAGGGTTTAAATTCTGCCACAATTCAGTCAATATCTAAAAGAAAAGATACTAATTCATTGCCCTTGTCTTTTAACCAGCAAATGCTCTGGTTTCTTCACCAATTAGCCCCCCAAAGCCCTGTTTACAATATTCCTGTTGCTATTTTATTAGAGGGTCAACTGAATGTAAAAGCACTGGAGCAAAGCCTTAATCAAATCCGACAACGGCATGAAGTTTTGCAAACGTGTTTTCAGATGGTAGAGGGGCAACCTATGCAAGAGAGAGTTGCCGATTTAACCTTAGAGATGCCTGTCATTGATTTACAAGAATTTGCTGAAAGTAAACAGCAAGAATTGGTGCAAAAATTAGCAAAACAGGAAGCTCAATGTCCTTTCGATATATCGCGGGAACCATTGCTAAGAGTCAAGCTATTGCGGTTGCGTGAGACTAAATATGTAATGTTATTTACAATGCACCATATTGTTTCTGATGCTTGGTCTCGTGGCGTAATTATTCGAGAATTAGCGGCTTTGTATAAAGCTATTTGTTCTAATCAGCCGTCTCCCCTAGCGGAATTACCTATTCAATACGCAGACTTCGCTGCATGGCAAAGGGAATGGTTACAGGGAGAGGTTTTAGAGTCTCAGCTTTCTTATTGGAAAAAGCAACTGGAGGGTAAACTTCCGGTAATTAACTTACCTACAGATAAACCTAGGACAGACGTGCAGACTTTTCAGGGTGCTAGGCGATCGCTCATCTTACCAGAATCTTTAACTAAAGAGCTAAAGTCTTTTAGTCAACAGCAAGAAGTAACACTATTTACGACATTATTAGCTGGATTTTATATATTAATTAATTGGTATACACAACAAGAAGATATTCTTGTTGGTACAGATGTTGCGAATCGTACCTGGGCTGAAACTGAGGTATTAATTGGCTTTTTTATTAACCAATTAGTGCTAAGAACAAAGGTATCAGATAACTCTAATTTTCAAGAATTTCTTATGCAGGTGCGAGAAGTAACATTAGGTGCTTACTCTCATCAATCTCTGCCTTTTAGTAAGTTAGTAGAAGTTATCAATCCCGCTCGCGATCTCAGCCGTAACCCAATATTTCAAGTTAAGTTTGTCCTGCAAAATACCCCGATGCCGCCTTTGGAAATTGCGGGTTTGACTATCACTGTTTTGGATGATGTTGATAACGGTACTGTTCCTCTTGATTTGTTGTTAGACATGATAGAAACAGACAAAGGAATGGCGGCTATGTTGAGATACAATACAGACCTGTTTAATGTAAATAGTATTGATAATATGTTAAAAAATCTCGTGCAGGTTTTAACTACTATAATTCAAAACCCAACCTCTACAATATTAGAAATAAAAAATAATTTAACTTCTTTTAATCGTAAACAGACTGAGTCTCACAAAAATCAGCGTAAAGCATCTGAATATCAGAGCTTAAAAAAAATTAAAAGAAAAGAAGTATTTTTACAATAAATATAAACTAACGCTATTACACCTAAAACCTTCTGAATAACATTGTAAGAAAGATGCAAACACAAATACATGGATTTAGACTTTCGCCACAACAACGGCGTTTGTGGTTATTACAAAAGGACTCTTCTGTTTACCAGTCATATTGTGCAATCCTTTTAGAAGGGAATTTAAATCAAGAAATTTTAAAAGCAGCCTTACATCAAGTCGTCAATAGACATGAAATTTTGCGAACAAACTTCCACACTTACAATGGAGTCATGAAAATTCCCGTTCAGGTAATTAGCGATCGCGTTAATAATATATCGCTTTCTGAACATTATTTTCCGCAACAAGAAACTTTAGAAAATAGCTTAGAACAGCTATTGCAATCTTTATGTCAAAAGAATTTTGATTGTGAGCAAGAATCACTTTTACACGCTGACTTAGTGATTATATCGCCAAAAAAACACATATTGTTGATTAGTTTACCTGCTCTGTGTGCTGATTTAGAATCATTAAATATTTTAGTTGTTGAGCTTGGTAGATGTTATAGTGCTTGTTTATCTGGGGAGGAAATTGCTGAGGAACCGATGCAATATGCCGAAATTGCTGAATGGCAGAATGAGGTTTTAGAGTCAGGAGAAGCAGAAATAAATGGTGGAAAACAGTTAAACATAAATAGTATTTTTAATTTAAAACTACCTTATTCAAATCAGCAAACAAGAGATTTATATTTTAATCCTCAATATTACAGTAAAGAAATCCAGCCCAATTTGGTGGCTCAGATAGATGCGATCGCCCAAAAATTAAATATTACTACCTATGTATTTTTCTTAACTTGCTGGCAAATATTACTTTGGCGTTTAACTCAAAATACCGACTTAATGATCGGCACTGCTAGTAATGGTCGTAACTACGAGGAATTGCAATATTCTCTAGGAATATTAAGTAAATATTTACCTTTATATTGCCAATTTGAAGAAGAACATGAATTTATAAATTTATTATCAGAGGTAAAAGAAGCTACAGAAGACCTATTTGAATTACATGGTAGGTTTGCCTGGGAGAAAAATATAGAGTTAGATCCAGAAAGTTTATTCTTCCCATTTTGCTTTGAATTTACTTCTGCTGTAGCCAAGCAATATGCTGGTGATATCTGCTTTTCAATATATCAACAGTATGCTTGTATTGACAGATTTCACCTCAAATTATCTTGTGTCCGTCAAGATGATGTTATAAAGCTTGAATTTTTCTATGATGCCAATGTCTACACTTTAGAAGCTATTAAGCGTTTAGCAAGTCAATTCGAGACACTGTTAACGAGTGTAATTGAGAATCCCCAAGGAGCGATCGCTAGCTTTGACATCCTCAGTTCCCAAGAACGCACTCAACTTTTAGTTGACAACAACACGAAAACCGTTGCTCCTCAATACCAATGTATACATCACTGGTTTGAGTCGCAGTGCGATCGCACACCAAACTATGTTGCAGTAGTGTATGACAACCAGCAACTAACTTACAGTGAACTAAACGCACGCGCCAATCAGTTAGCTCATCACCTACAACAGATGGGTGTAGGCTCAGAAGTCATAGTAGGGATTTGCTTAGAGCGATCGCTAGAGATGGTAATTGGAGTGTTAGCAATTCTGAAAGCAGGTGGCGCTTACTTACCATTAGATCCCAACCATCCCAAAGAACGGTTAGCTTTTATTTTAGAAGAAACCTCTGCACCCATACTCTTAACTCAACAACACCTGCTCCCAGTTCTTCCTGCTCACAATGCTAAAGTACTCTGCTTAGACTGTGATTGGGAAAAAATTGAGCAGCAAAATATATTTAACCCGACTAGCCAGACCATTTCTGACAACCTAGCCTATATTATTTATACCTCCGGCTCCACTGGTAAACCAAAAGGAACGCTCGTTCCCCATCGAGGACTAGTTAATTATCTTACTTGGTGTACCCAAGCCTATGCAGTCCAAGAAGGCAAAGGAACTGTAGTACACTCTTCTCTAGCCTTCGATCTCACTATTACTAGTCTATCCCCCTTATTAGTAGGACGTTGCATAGAACTCCTCCCAGAAGACCAAAGCATCGAGTCTTTACGCAGTGCCTTATCTCAAGGCTCAAACTATAGCTTAGTAAAAATTACACCTGCTCATTTGCAATTACTCTCACACCAATTATCACCTTCACAAGCAAATGGTCGCACCAGAGCCTTTATCATCGGTGGCGAAAACCTATTAGCACAAAGCGTTAGCTTCTGGCAAAAGTTTGCACCAGACACAATGCTAATTAATGAATATGGACCAACAGAGACGGTTGTGGGTTGCTGTATTTATCAAGTACCCCAGGGTGAAACACTCTCAGGCTCAATTCCTATTGGTCATCCCATCGCCAACACCCAACTGTACGTCCTCAATAAGTACTACCAGCCAGTACCCATAGGAGTTCCAGGTGAACTATATATTGGTGGCGCTGGTGTAGCGAGAGGATATTTAAATCGTCCTCAACTCACAGCAGAAAAATTTATTCCCAATCCCTTTAGTGACGAACCGGGTGCAAGGCTATATAAGACGGGTGATTTAGTTCGTTTTCGTTTAGACGGAAATTTAGAGTTTTTAGGAAGAATAGATAATCAAGTAAAAGTAAGAGGCTTTCGGATCGAATTAGGAGAAATAGAAGCATTACTGGTACAACACCCAGCCGTAGAGGAAGCAGTAGTCATAGTGCGCGAGGATACACCAGGCGACGAGCGTTTGGTAGCTTACGTTGTGCCTGATAGTCATGTAACTCCAGTCCCTAGCGAACTGCGGAGTTATCTAAAAGAGCAACTACCAGAATATATGCTGCCATCAGCGTTTATCCAGTTAGATGCTCTGCCATTAACAACTAATGGTAAAGTGGATCGTCAAGCTTTACCTGCACCGAACCAAGCAGATATTGCTCAATTAGGAAATATCTTTGTCGCTCCTCACACACCTGTTGAAGAAATGCTGGCTGGAGTTTGGGCGCAAATCCTCCGCTTACAGCAAGTTGGTATCCATGACAATTTCTTTGATTTAGGTGGACACTCTCTTATTGCTACTCAGGTAATCTCCCAAGTACGAAAAACGTTTGGGGTAGAACTAACGCTACACCATTTGTTTAAATTACCCACAGTAGCCGGACTTGCCAAACATATAGAAATTGCATTGAAGGCTGAACCACAATTAAATTCCGAACCTTCTCTAAAACGTGTTTCACGCGATGAAGAATTACCCTTGTCTTTTGCTCAACAAAGGCTGTGGTTTCTCCATCAATTAAATCCCAACTCAACAGCCTACAATGGTTCTAACTTGGTGCGACTGCAAGGAACACTAAATGTAGCTGCATTAGAAGACAGTATTAACGAGATCGTGCGGCGACATGAAGTTTTACGGACGTACTTTGCAGTTGTGGAAGGGCGACCAATTCAGAAAATTATTTCTGAGTTAAAAGTACCTTTACCAATTGTAAATTTACAGCATTTATCAGTAATTGAAAGAGAAAAAGAAGTACAAAGGCTAGAGGTAGAAAATGCCCAGCAGCCATTTGATTTGACACAAGCGCCATTGCTGCGGTTGGCGCTTTTGCGTCTCACCCAAGAAGAACACATCTTGTTAATAACAATGCACCATATTATCTCTGATGCTTGGTCAGCAGGAGTGTTTATCCGCGAGGTGACAGCACTTTACGAAGCCTTTTCAACTGGAAAACCTTCTTTGCTACCAGAGTTACCAATTCAATATGCTGATTATGCAGTATGGCAACAGCAATGGTTACAAGGAGAAAGGCTTGATACCCAATTAACCTACTGGAAGCAACAGTTAGAGAACGCTAAAACAATTCTAGAATTACCAACAGATAAACCCCGCACCCAACTACAAACTTCTTTAGGAAAAAAACACTCGTTCACTCTATCTGCAACACTAACTGACAAGCTCAAATCTCTCAGTCAGCAAGAAGGTGTAACTTTATTTATGACTCTGCTGGCAGCTTTCAATACTTTGCTATACCACTATACAAAGCAAGAAGATATTCTTGTAGGTTCTCCTATTGCTAACCGTAACCGTAGTGAATTAGAGGGGTTAATTGGCTTTTTTATCAACACTCTAGTATTACGTACTAATCTCTCTTTTTCTCATAACCCCAGCTTTCAAGAGTTATTGCAACAGGTAAGAAAAACAGCTTTAGGAGCTTATGCACATCAAGAGTTACCTTTCGATAAGTTAGTAGCAGAACTACAACCACAGCGTAATTTAAATCATTCACCACTATTTCAAGTATGGTTTGTTTTGCAAAATGCTCCTAAATCCAACCTTGAAATGAAAGGGCTAAATCTCAGCCTTTTAGAAAGTGAAAGTGGCACTGTTCGCCATGAATTAAAGCTACAATTCACACAAACACCAGAAGGGCTAGAAGGTTTTTTTGAGTATAAAACAGATTTATTTCATGCAACTACTATTACTCGCATGGCAGTTGTTTTAGAAACACTACTAACAACCGTTGTGGAACAACCTGAGATGTTACTTGACCAGCTAGTACAACTAATGCAGGAAACAGAAAAACAACAGCAACTTATTCAAAATCAAGAACTACAACAAGCTCGGGTTCAGAAGTTGGGCAAAATTGGGCGCAAGGCGATTACTGGCAAAATTGAATCATAATTAAACAAAATGAATTTAAAAACATTCAAAAGAAAATCAATTACAGTTTCTTCAGAAAACTTGGTTACAACCAATTTCTTAGAATCTACTCAACAACTACCTCTTGTCATTCAACCTGCTGTCGATGGTGTGAATTTAGTCAGTTGGGCTAGCAGTAACCGTGACTGGATAGAAAAACAATTAATTCAATACGGAGGTCTGCTTTTTCGCAATTTTCCGATTAATACTCATAGCGAATTTGCTAATTTTATGCAGGCTGTAGCAGGAGAATTAATCGAATACTCTTATCGTTCAACTCCGCGTAGTCAAGTTGATGGTAAGATATACACATCAACAGAATATCCACCCGATCAATCAATTCCTTTACATAACGAAATGGCCTATTGTCTTAATTGGCCAATGAAAATTGCCTTCTTTTGTGTAAAGGCAGCAGAGCAAGGCGGAGAAACACCAATTGCTGATAGTCGTAAAGTATTTCAACGAATAGATCCAAAAATCAAAGAGCAATTTATTCAGAAAAAGATTATGTATGTCCGTAATTATGGACAAGGGATTGATTTACCTTGGGAAACTGTATTTCAAACTAACGATAAAGCCGAAGTTGAAGCTTATTGTCAATCTACTGGCATTGATTTTACATGGCTAGATGTAAATAAACTTAAAACTCGTCAAGTTTGTCAAGCTGTTGCTACCCATCCTCAGACTGGCGATTTAGTTTGGTTTAATCAAGCACATTTATTTCATATTTCAAGCTTAAAAGCTGAAGTTCGTCAATCTTTACTTGCTGTACTAAATTCTGAAGAATTACCACGAAACTCTTATTATGGAGATGCTTCAGAAATTGAAATATCTGTATTAGAAGAAATTCAAGCAATATATGAGCAAGAAACAGTAACATTCTCTTGGCAAGAAGGAGATATTTTATTATTAGATAATATGCTAGTTGCTCATGGACGTAAGCCATTCACAGGCGCGAGAAAAGTTTTGGTAGGTATGGCACAACCTTATAGCAACAAATAGTTTAAATATAGTAAGTACATTAGAAACATTATGCAAGTATCTATAGAAGGCTTTCAAATTTCACCTCAGCAAAAACGCTTATGGTTATTACAACAAGAAAACAACCATCAGCCATATCGCATTCAGTGTACAGTTTTAGTAGAGGGAAATATTGAATATACAATTTTAGAAAAAGCCATACATAATGTTTGGGCTAAATATGAAATTTTACGTACTAGCTTTCCTACCTTGGCGGAAATGGCAGTTCCTTTACAAGTTATTGGAGAAGCATCTATTAAGAACTATTATGATTGGCATGATTTAGATACAGAAAGCCAACAACTAAATATCGATAATCTATTTTCAGAAGTTAATAAATTATATTTTGAGTTAGAAAAAGGTTTTACTAGCAAGGTTGATGTAATTAAACAATCCGATCGTCATTGTATTTTACTAATAGCAATATCAGCTATTTGTGCAGATAGAATATCCCCGCACCATCTCGTGCATGATATTAGCGCCACTTATGATGCTTATTTGCAGGAACATGAGTTAGAAGATACACCTTTACAATATGCAGATATTGCTGCTTGGCAAAATGATTTATTAATGGGAGAAGAAGCAGAAACAGCAAAAGATTATTGGCACAATCAAAAAGTGCCTAATTCTCTTATAGGTAAATTACCAGACGAAAAAAAGGTTAACCAAAAACAAATATTTGAACCCAAAGCTATTAACATCAACTTTGATGCTGCTACGACAACTAATATTGTAGCGATCGCACAAAAATACTCTGTTGATATTTCGACAGTTTTGATGGCTTGCTGGGAAGTCCTATTATGGCGTTTGACTAACAAATCTGAACCTGTTTTAGCTTGGTGTTGTGACGGGAGAAATTACGCAGAATTACACTCAGCAGTCGGATTATTAGCTAAATCTTTACCTATTCGTATTCAAGTACAAGAAGAATATATACTTGCTGATATATTAAGACAGTTAGATAAAACAATTAGTGAAGTTTCTCAATGGCAAGACTTTTTGAATCCAGAAGAGTTTTTCGCTGAGACTAAAGATACTCAATCATCATCATTTTTACCCTTTGCCTTTGAATTTGTATCCCAACCCAGTAAATATTTTGCTGGTGACGTAACTTTCTCTATTCAAAAAATATATAGCTGTATTGAACGCTTCAAGGTGAAATTATTATGCTGGCAACAAGCTGATTCACTTGCAGCAGAATTATATTATGATGCTAACTTATTTGAGCAAAAAGACATTGAACGTTTAGCAGCACAGTTTCAGACTTTTTTAAGTAGTGCAATAAACAATCCAGAGACTTCAATTGCTCAACTAGAAATTCTGTCTCCACAAGAACGTCAGCAACTATTAGTCGATAACAATACAAAAACTACTTCTCCATATCAGTGCATTCATCACTGGATTGAAGCACAGGCTAATAGCACACCAAATAATATTGCTGTTGTTTTTGACAATCAACATTTAACATATCAAGAACTAAATGCCAAAGCTAACAACTTAGCTAATCATTTGGCATCATTGGGAGTCCAACCGGAAACTGTAGTTGCACTTTGCATTGAACGTTCTTTGGATATGATAGTTGGTATTCTGGGCATTTTCAAAGCAGGTGCAGCATACTTACCTCTAGAACCTTCTTTACCCGAAGCAGCATTAGCCTTCAGATTGCAGGATGCTCAAGTATCGGTGCTGTTAACTCAAAAGCACCTTGTTGACAAAATAAATTTCCAAGCGCAGATAATTTGTATTGATGCAAATCTAAGCGTGCCTCAAGATAACATTCTCAAGCCTGCTAGTTCAGAAAACTTGGCTTACGTTATCTACACCTCTGGTTCAACAGGTAAACCCAAAGGTGTTGCAGTTGAACATCGGCAAATAGTCAATTATGTTAACGGTATATTAGAAAAACTCGATTTACCAGATACGGCTAGCTTTGCCACTGTTTCTACCTTCGCCGCAGACTTAGGTAACACAGCAATTTTCTCCGCCTTGTGTACAGGTGGATGCTTGCATATCATTGCAGAGGAACGTGCTACCGATCCAGTTGCATTTGCCGAATATTGCGATCGCTATTCTATAGATTGCCTCAAAATAGTTCCTTCACACCTATCAGCTTTATTATCAGGCTCATATCCCGAAAAACTTCTACCACGTCAGCACCTCATTCTTGGTGGTGAAGCTGCAACCTGGGATTTAATTAAACGGGTACGTGAATTAGCACCACAATGCAAAATTCTTAACCACTACGGTCCAACAGAAACTACCGTTGGTGTACTCACCTATCCTGTAGAAGAAATCTCTACTGATACGTCATCAAATAC
This window of the Chroococcidiopsis thermalis PCC 7203 genome carries:
- a CDS encoding LLM class flavin-dependent oxidoreductase; the encoded protein is MEFSILYFSGDGSTTESDKYQLLLETAKLADKHGFSAVWTPERHFHPFGGLYPNPSVISAALAMVTEKIQLRSGSIVMPLQHPVRVAEEWAVVDNLSGGRVGLSFAPGWHADDFLLRPENYTERKEVMWRDIEIMQKLWQGEEIEFVNGSGNKVQIKTFPCPIQSQVPIWITCQADATFIGAAKIGANVLTSLLYATIDDLAQQISLYRRTLAQHGHDPKSYKVSLMMHTYIGDNEQLVKQQVKQPFCNYLKTHFGLVENLAKRINFQFNPENFTEEDRKQLLEFAFERYFQQGRVLIGTPESCRQTIARLQEIGVDEIACLVDFGLDFQTVMASLNKLTDFKQNYQLRKDTSKYSSLSLFG
- a CDS encoding condensation domain-containing protein, whose translation is MKDINARIAALSPEQRALFEMRLKQKGLNSATIQSISKRKDTNSLPLSFNQQMLWFLHQLAPQSPVYNIPVAILLEGQLNVKALEQSLNQIRQRHEVLQTCFQMVEGQPMQERVADLTLEMPVIDLQEFAESKQQELVQKLAKQEAQCPFDISREPLLRVKLLRLRETKYVMLFTMHHIVSDAWSRGVIIRELAALYKAICSNQPSPLAELPIQYADFAAWQREWLQGEVLESQLSYWKKQLEGKLPVINLPTDKPRTDVQTFQGARRSLILPESLTKELKSFSQQQEVTLFTTLLAGFYILINWYTQQEDILVGTDVANRTWAETEVLIGFFINQLVLRTKVSDNSNFQEFLMQVREVTLGAYSHQSLPFSKLVEVINPARDLSRNPIFQVKFVLQNTPMPPLEIAGLTITVLDDVDNGTVPLDLLLDMIETDKGMAAMLRYNTDLFNVNSIDNMLKNLVQVLTTIIQNPTSTILEIKNNLTSFNRKQTESHKNQRKASEYQSLKKIKRKEVFLQ
- a CDS encoding non-ribosomal peptide synthetase — protein: MQTQIHGFRLSPQQRRLWLLQKDSSVYQSYCAILLEGNLNQEILKAALHQVVNRHEILRTNFHTYNGVMKIPVQVISDRVNNISLSEHYFPQQETLENSLEQLLQSLCQKNFDCEQESLLHADLVIISPKKHILLISLPALCADLESLNILVVELGRCYSACLSGEEIAEEPMQYAEIAEWQNEVLESGEAEINGGKQLNINSIFNLKLPYSNQQTRDLYFNPQYYSKEIQPNLVAQIDAIAQKLNITTYVFFLTCWQILLWRLTQNTDLMIGTASNGRNYEELQYSLGILSKYLPLYCQFEEEHEFINLLSEVKEATEDLFELHGRFAWEKNIELDPESLFFPFCFEFTSAVAKQYAGDICFSIYQQYACIDRFHLKLSCVRQDDVIKLEFFYDANVYTLEAIKRLASQFETLLTSVIENPQGAIASFDILSSQERTQLLVDNNTKTVAPQYQCIHHWFESQCDRTPNYVAVVYDNQQLTYSELNARANQLAHHLQQMGVGSEVIVGICLERSLEMVIGVLAILKAGGAYLPLDPNHPKERLAFILEETSAPILLTQQHLLPVLPAHNAKVLCLDCDWEKIEQQNIFNPTSQTISDNLAYIIYTSGSTGKPKGTLVPHRGLVNYLTWCTQAYAVQEGKGTVVHSSLAFDLTITSLSPLLVGRCIELLPEDQSIESLRSALSQGSNYSLVKITPAHLQLLSHQLSPSQANGRTRAFIIGGENLLAQSVSFWQKFAPDTMLINEYGPTETVVGCCIYQVPQGETLSGSIPIGHPIANTQLYVLNKYYQPVPIGVPGELYIGGAGVARGYLNRPQLTAEKFIPNPFSDEPGARLYKTGDLVRFRLDGNLEFLGRIDNQVKVRGFRIELGEIEALLVQHPAVEEAVVIVREDTPGDERLVAYVVPDSHVTPVPSELRSYLKEQLPEYMLPSAFIQLDALPLTTNGKVDRQALPAPNQADIAQLGNIFVAPHTPVEEMLAGVWAQILRLQQVGIHDNFFDLGGHSLIATQVISQVRKTFGVELTLHHLFKLPTVAGLAKHIEIALKAEPQLNSEPSLKRVSRDEELPLSFAQQRLWFLHQLNPNSTAYNGSNLVRLQGTLNVAALEDSINEIVRRHEVLRTYFAVVEGRPIQKIISELKVPLPIVNLQHLSVIEREKEVQRLEVENAQQPFDLTQAPLLRLALLRLTQEEHILLITMHHIISDAWSAGVFIREVTALYEAFSTGKPSLLPELPIQYADYAVWQQQWLQGERLDTQLTYWKQQLENAKTILELPTDKPRTQLQTSLGKKHSFTLSATLTDKLKSLSQQEGVTLFMTLLAAFNTLLYHYTKQEDILVGSPIANRNRSELEGLIGFFINTLVLRTNLSFSHNPSFQELLQQVRKTALGAYAHQELPFDKLVAELQPQRNLNHSPLFQVWFVLQNAPKSNLEMKGLNLSLLESESGTVRHELKLQFTQTPEGLEGFFEYKTDLFHATTITRMAVVLETLLTTVVEQPEMLLDQLVQLMQETEKQQQLIQNQELQQARVQKLGKIGRKAITGKIES
- a CDS encoding TauD/TfdA family dioxygenase → MNLKTFKRKSITVSSENLVTTNFLESTQQLPLVIQPAVDGVNLVSWASSNRDWIEKQLIQYGGLLFRNFPINTHSEFANFMQAVAGELIEYSYRSTPRSQVDGKIYTSTEYPPDQSIPLHNEMAYCLNWPMKIAFFCVKAAEQGGETPIADSRKVFQRIDPKIKEQFIQKKIMYVRNYGQGIDLPWETVFQTNDKAEVEAYCQSTGIDFTWLDVNKLKTRQVCQAVATHPQTGDLVWFNQAHLFHISSLKAEVRQSLLAVLNSEELPRNSYYGDASEIEISVLEEIQAIYEQETVTFSWQEGDILLLDNMLVAHGRKPFTGARKVLVGMAQPYSNK
- a CDS encoding non-ribosomal peptide synthetase — encoded protein: MQVSIEGFQISPQQKRLWLLQQENNHQPYRIQCTVLVEGNIEYTILEKAIHNVWAKYEILRTSFPTLAEMAVPLQVIGEASIKNYYDWHDLDTESQQLNIDNLFSEVNKLYFELEKGFTSKVDVIKQSDRHCILLIAISAICADRISPHHLVHDISATYDAYLQEHELEDTPLQYADIAAWQNDLLMGEEAETAKDYWHNQKVPNSLIGKLPDEKKVNQKQIFEPKAININFDAATTTNIVAIAQKYSVDISTVLMACWEVLLWRLTNKSEPVLAWCCDGRNYAELHSAVGLLAKSLPIRIQVQEEYILADILRQLDKTISEVSQWQDFLNPEEFFAETKDTQSSSFLPFAFEFVSQPSKYFAGDVTFSIQKIYSCIERFKVKLLCWQQADSLAAELYYDANLFEQKDIERLAAQFQTFLSSAINNPETSIAQLEILSPQERQQLLVDNNTKTTSPYQCIHHWIEAQANSTPNNIAVVFDNQHLTYQELNAKANNLANHLASLGVQPETVVALCIERSLDMIVGILGIFKAGAAYLPLEPSLPEAALAFRLQDAQVSVLLTQKHLVDKINFQAQIICIDANLSVPQDNILKPASSENLAYVIYTSGSTGKPKGVAVEHRQIVNYVNGILEKLDLPDTASFATVSTFAADLGNTAIFSALCTGGCLHIIAEERATDPVAFAEYCDRYSIDCLKIVPSHLSALLSGSYPEKLLPRQHLILGGEAATWDLIKRVRELAPQCKILNHYGPTETTVGVLTYPVEEISTDTSSNTVPLGRPLANTQIYLLDNYCQPVPLGVTGEIYIGGDNVARGYINQPELTNERFIRNPFSSEPEARLYKTGDLGCYKPDGNLEFLGRMDDQVKLHGYRIELGEIEAVLCQHSQVRELVVVAKEAHPGKKQLVAYIVGQEDLKPAQLRDFIKQKLPEYMVPSQFVFLKALPLTANGKIDKKALPATNAVKPEFLAAFVAPHTPVEIALAKIWAELLNLEQVSIHDNFFELGGDSIISIQAIAKANQVGLRLTPKQIFEHQTIAKLALVADTSLTTESEQGLVVGTVPLTPIQHSFFGQNLPEAHHFNQSLLLELQQDIEPNILQQAIQCLLAHHDALRLRFRPTANGWESFNAGVEAEVPFTKFDFSELPLQQKVVIEAKATELQASLDLSNGSIVRVALFDLGSQQNNRLLFIIHHLAIDGVSWRILLSDLQTAIEKLQQNQAIQLPAKTTSFKQWSERLQEYANTKTLHSQLDFWCSELRKRVSPLPVDYVGGLNTVSTSQTFSVFLNETETQALLQEVPAKYHTQINDVLLTALARTFAAWTGEQTLLVNLEGHGREDIFADIDLSRTVGWFTTVFPVLLNLENSAIGDALKAIKEQLRSIPNRGFDYGVLRYLCSDTAESLAAIPQAEVCFNYLGQFDQILQESSLFKLASESSRTERSPLGNRRHLIDISGFVSGSRLQLDWTYSTKIHKDTTVSNLADKFVQALREIISHCQSVDAGGYTPSDFSKAKVSQKDLDFLLAKINRGSGK